The following are from one region of the Stanieria sp. NIES-3757 genome:
- a CDS encoding aldo/keto reductase family oxidoreductase, whose translation MELITLDNFPASILGLAGNQSMEERIIQNAFAAGINYFFFYNLSFESLLSGLKPLLEKQREKILIATGSESRNQDELNQYLDRVRHRLDLDLVDVFFIEYVSPADDLAQIKSLLDELNTWKEKGLIRYVGVTVHNRAIAIKLIEDGQIDVLMHRYNMAHRKAEEDVLPAAKSADIPVIAFTCTRWGSLLKGHQDWQGTIPTAADCYRYAIANSAVRMALTAPQTSTQLDENLQLLKNPELSEVEKFLWQSYGDLIYGNGRDSFETEWL comes from the coding sequence ATGGAACTAATCACTCTTGACAACTTTCCAGCAAGTATTCTCGGCTTGGCAGGTAATCAGTCGATGGAGGAAAGAATCATACAAAATGCGTTTGCAGCAGGGATAAATTACTTCTTCTTCTACAATCTTTCCTTCGAGAGTCTACTTTCTGGACTCAAACCTTTATTAGAAAAGCAACGAGAAAAAATCTTAATAGCAACTGGCAGCGAAAGTAGAAATCAGGACGAACTAAACCAATACCTAGATCGGGTGCGTCATCGCCTCGATCTCGATCTTGTCGATGTATTCTTTATCGAATACGTATCTCCTGCTGACGATTTAGCTCAAATAAAATCTCTTCTCGACGAACTTAATACCTGGAAAGAAAAAGGATTGATTCGTTATGTAGGAGTGACGGTTCACAATCGAGCGATCGCGATAAAACTAATTGAGGACGGACAAATTGATGTATTAATGCACCGCTACAATATGGCTCATCGAAAAGCTGAAGAAGACGTACTACCAGCAGCAAAAAGTGCTGACATTCCAGTAATAGCATTTACCTGTACTCGTTGGGGTTCGTTACTAAAAGGTCATCAAGATTGGCAGGGGACAATACCTACAGCAGCAGATTGTTATCGATATGCGATCGCTAACTCCGCAGTAAGAATGGCTCTGACTGCACCACAGACATCAACTCAATTAGATGAAAATCTTCAATTACTGAAGAATCCAGAACTTTCTGAAGTAGAAAAATTTCTCTGGCAATCCTATGGAGATTTAATCTATGGCAACGGTCGAGATTCTTTTGAAACTGAATGGCTATAA
- a CDS encoding TPR repeat-containing protein, with translation MIVDSEWDSQSPKYWDSLGCDLCQSEQDREALAAFERAIELDRDYSKAWNNRGNALSAMKRFAEALNSYDRAVAIEPEYHQAWFNRGLLLAEIGAYGNAIEAYERAISIHADPLYLHAKANIWLKKQLFPI, from the coding sequence ATGATAGTTGACTCCGAGTGGGACTCCCAAAGTCCGAAATATTGGGATTCATTGGGCTGCGACCTCTGCCAATCAGAACAAGATCGAGAAGCCCTCGCTGCTTTTGAGCGTGCGATTGAACTAGACCGCGATTACAGTAAAGCTTGGAATAACCGAGGCAATGCCCTGAGTGCCATGAAACGCTTTGCTGAAGCGCTCAATTCCTACGATAGAGCAGTCGCAATCGAACCCGAATACCATCAAGCCTGGTTTAATCGAGGGTTATTGTTGGCTGAAATAGGCGCATACGGCAATGCTATAGAAGCTTATGAGAGAGCAATCTCGATTCATGCCGATCCTCTATATCTTCATGCGAAGGCAAATATTTGGTTGAAGAAACAGCTTTTTCCTATTTGA
- a CDS encoding IS4 family transposase, with the protein MKNTCNASVASKGFCFYKATNGIKRHLAIDTLGFPFFTHCTPANVSDDAGLIEMLTLNIDYFQSKPVNLPKLTILLDHGYHPEHLTEQLEQVYPEIMTKIKFELSTKPSKQEKAAQGKSGFVPAVARWVIERSNAWMERCKSLVKNFEREIRGGFLRL; encoded by the coding sequence GTGAAAAATACCTGTAATGCCAGTGTCGCTTCCAAAGGCTTTTGTTTTTACAAAGCCACGAATGGGATTAAAAGACATCTGGCAATTGATACACTGGGATTTCCTTTCTTTACCCACTGCACACCAGCAAATGTCTCGGATGATGCAGGATTGATTGAGATGCTGACGCTAAATATTGACTATTTCCAGTCAAAACCCGTTAACCTTCCGAAGCTCACTATTTTGCTAGACCACGGATATCATCCCGAACATTTGACTGAGCAATTGGAGCAAGTTTATCCCGAGATCATGACGAAAATCAAGTTTGAACTGTCCACCAAACCCTCGAAACAAGAGAAGGCAGCGCAAGGGAAATCTGGATTTGTTCCTGCTGTTGCTCGCTGGGTGATTGAACGCTCAAACGCTTGGATGGAGCGTTGTAAAAGTTTGGTTAAAAACTTTGAGCGCGAGATACGCGGAGGTTTCCTCCGCTTGTAG
- a CDS encoding putative transposase, which translates to MKYSSSLSDEEWEILEPLLVKILPTKKQTRPANWTRREILDGILYQLKNGCNWADLPKDLPPYSTVYWHYKQWRKVGVFEKLMNALHEQVRQQVKKNLSGQH; encoded by the coding sequence ATGAAGTATTCCAGTAGCCTTAGCGATGAAGAATGGGAAATTCTAGAACCCCTGTTAGTTAAGATATTGCCGACTAAGAAGCAAACCCGACCTGCCAATTGGACAAGGCGAGAAATCCTTGACGGAATACTCTATCAACTCAAAAATGGTTGTAATTGGGCAGACTTGCCCAAAGATTTACCTCCCTACTCAACTGTCTATTGGCACTACAAGCAGTGGCGAAAGGTAGGGGTGTTTGAAAAGCTCATGAATGCCTTACATGAACAAGTACGTCAGCAGGTTAAAAAAAACCTAAGTGGACAACATTAA
- a CDS encoding prophage CP4-57 regulatory has translation MKEYDFALHFKLADHKVDPSIYEDRLFAAGCDDALLGIGQSGYIGLDFIRSSDSAVEAIYSAIENVKSVIPDSELYYISPDVVGISEIATIMNCTRQNILKLKNSHIDTFPFPINSDSKSLNWHLAEVLKWYQSIGKSIDNALLEVAEFAMQFNLEKQNQNINSDNNLKEKARALVC, from the coding sequence ATGAAGGAATACGATTTTGCATTACATTTTAAATTAGCTGACCACAAAGTAGATCCAAGCATCTATGAAGATAGATTGTTTGCAGCAGGATGTGATGATGCTTTACTTGGTATAGGTCAGAGTGGATATATAGGATTAGATTTTATTCGTAGTTCTGATAGTGCGGTTGAGGCTATTTACAGTGCAATTGAAAATGTAAAAAGCGTTATACCTGATTCTGAACTGTACTACATCTCCCCTGACGTTGTAGGTATTTCAGAGATTGCAACTATTATGAACTGTACTAGACAGAACATACTCAAGCTAAAAAATAGTCATATAGATACTTTTCCATTTCCTATTAACAGTGATAGCAAGTCATTAAATTGGCACTTAGCAGAAGTACTCAAATGGTATCAATCGATAGGAAAAAGTATCGATAACGCCTTGCTAGAAGTAGCAGAGTTTGCAATGCAGTTTAATTTAGAAAAGCAAAATCAGAATATTAACTCCGATAACAATTTGAAAGAAAAAGCTCGTGCTTTAGTTTGTTAA
- a CDS encoding putative transposase, with amino-acid sequence MVSLVYQRRAIPIYFRLLPLKGNSNLAQQKSVLEPVLALLKEFKIVVLGDREFCSVDLAKWLSEEAKVYLSLRLKKNEYVELEEQIWFQLKELKLAPGTALFYEGVRVTKTKGYGNFNLAAKHCRKYRQKSAKEPWYILTNLKSLSAATKAYSRRMGIEEMCA; translated from the coding sequence ATGGTTAGTTTAGTATATCAACGTCGAGCAATCCCAATATATTTTCGATTGTTGCCCCTTAAGGGAAATAGTAATTTAGCACAGCAAAAATCAGTTTTAGAACCAGTATTAGCACTCTTAAAAGAGTTTAAAATTGTGGTTTTAGGAGATAGAGAATTTTGTAGCGTCGATTTAGCCAAATGGTTATCAGAAGAAGCAAAAGTCTATCTTAGCCTGCGATTAAAAAAGAATGAATATGTCGAGTTAGAAGAACAAATTTGGTTTCAATTAAAAGAGTTAAAATTAGCTCCTGGCACTGCCCTTTTTTATGAGGGAGTTAGAGTTACCAAAACTAAAGGATATGGCAATTTTAATTTAGCCGCCAAACATTGTCGAAAATATCGTCAAAAATCAGCTAAAGAACCTTGGTATATTTTGACTAATCTTAAAAGTTTATCAGCAGCTACCAAAGCTTATTCTAGAAGAATGGGAATCGAAGAAATGTGCGCGTGA
- a CDS encoding transposase, IS4 family protein translates to MADCLAIFKGKSIKNKGVSNYVARPTEPGRTERRHSTFSIGLHAQNWIDSMMFFQDVIPELLRFSTQKNDYYRRGMRAVSLIQSAL, encoded by the coding sequence TTGGCTGATTGTCTCGCTATTTTTAAGGGTAAATCCATTAAAAATAAGGGGGTTTCTAATTATGTAGCTCGACCTACTGAACCTGGTCGCACCGAGCGACGGCATAGTACTTTTTCGATTGGTTTACACGCTCAAAATTGGATAGATTCAATGATGTTTTTCCAAGATGTCATTCCAGAATTACTCCGTTTTTCAACTCAGAAAAACGACTATTATCGTCGAGGTATGAGGGCTGTTTCCCTGATCCAGTCTGCTTTATAA
- a CDS encoding helicase-like protein yields the protein MDSSKLGQELGRLFEVGFNIGMLTYIKQKELKYNYGNIYEKDLEQVNFPKIVRRLIDDLGVISFQHREIVKQWAIFFLQKSFLAGLNFLDEYFSAIGWNNKRKLKRLQIVYFQSYFADENTLGTYVKGENKVYQDWLSQFKKLGIDVNQIDINKYKKKGEFLKADSLIYFRYRHQVRILAIDYSIFTVQSIRDLRDLNNIEVLRQLLLSNIIYLKSKSVFANLGIDCKSDGRVASQNHPFLFPESLFQYYKAFSRKDKETIKMIQAGSYAYSFWNWLVSQQQISDNDEVTFNIIGYSDRDSASLCLQQNQIELLKTCYHIYRQQSPESEISSAREQVLKIIKRKAKRSFFRGERFIDNLLKISGNGIHLVSHQETFTDFNNYLDTIPQDLAKQLGVPPGLNLQQAHAALIQQVLSPTDKNLFAFLTGNPGIGKTTAISNFLKQEKILEEGFLFIYISPRTQVNLDILEKFTDSKSKRLCDDHLITINTNFTLIDKNEGKATVQYCCNQLEDRFNLQTVDFIPQNKLVEVSSSNSKSVVRKTATRLQESGNSKKGVLYSMSEAIYSLINNGHKNIVATVALQSLKKLSGGQNTLDHFQRIFRDVYNETEAKPIEAKLKQLSQRVKHIFIAIDEITGDRSGVDFLLGVSERLKLYGLTNQNYFNTKIIVADTSIIDADVIKQHLSDTAAEPNKIFFRKAPKLNACLTIESFTFNNTPAIAINTNSYPANNLHITYKTLIQSLKFQERNKKLYSTKKYDLEQRTQTEIIEDIKKILANSPQEQIIVYIQDKTRLSDLINTLQINKRRFEPNLDYLEIHADLSQFDKQNIHEHKDRVQIIFMTASASRGLSFPRAKHILVDFPRFEIEANLMEVIQVIYRGRGNPQIDAEDKQLIFYLTEQAVYYIENGDDCKYSLQESKLNILNFLIILHVSIRTRIYGYGNIAHEKYLMIPVGGKSVFTAGESLSNKIEKLIRSLKKEYRKRSHDLRIQKASKQLEELMKTADITIHNLTKKTTDKKLSYLKLLDDIRQAFNKLIDGSLNTLLDFPAIQTGYILGSLLIVSLDNKKVEEVYRLKIDDKTITLAEILSELKQDTRLSESIQVLIKDALQLIVELEQQKYRNQRLEQENKYFDRYYAVPLFVFLVNETFTTYFRNKEIKPEDQRFRDILEVYVSSIFPIGQVIPIGYKYEKIPFLIFRSYSLKEMREKQFSDKYLMNSKELNILNLILFQSETK from the coding sequence ATGGATAGCTCAAAATTGGGTCAGGAATTAGGTCGTTTGTTTGAAGTTGGATTTAACATCGGAATGCTTACTTATATTAAGCAGAAAGAGCTTAAATATAATTATGGCAATATCTACGAAAAAGATTTAGAGCAGGTAAACTTTCCCAAAATTGTACGTAGATTAATCGACGATCTAGGAGTAATTAGTTTTCAACATCGGGAGATAGTTAAGCAATGGGCGATTTTCTTTTTGCAGAAAAGTTTTTTGGCTGGTTTGAATTTTTTAGATGAATATTTCTCTGCTATAGGTTGGAACAATAAGCGGAAACTAAAACGCTTACAAATTGTCTATTTCCAAAGTTATTTTGCTGACGAAAATACTCTTGGTACTTATGTTAAAGGTGAAAATAAAGTTTATCAAGATTGGCTATCTCAATTTAAAAAACTAGGTATAGATGTTAACCAAATAGATATTAATAAATATAAAAAAAAGGGAGAATTTTTAAAAGCTGATAGCCTGATTTATTTTCGTTACAGACATCAAGTAAGAATATTAGCAATCGATTATTCAATCTTTACTGTTCAGTCAATTAGAGACTTGAGAGATTTGAATAATATTGAAGTATTGCGCCAACTATTACTTAGTAACATTATTTATCTCAAGTCAAAAAGTGTCTTTGCTAACTTAGGAATAGACTGTAAGAGCGATGGTAGAGTCGCTAGTCAAAATCATCCCTTTCTCTTCCCAGAAAGCTTATTTCAATACTACAAAGCTTTTTCTCGTAAAGACAAAGAAACCATCAAAATGATCCAAGCAGGAAGTTATGCTTATAGCTTTTGGAATTGGCTGGTATCCCAACAGCAAATCTCTGACAACGATGAGGTTACTTTCAATATCATTGGCTACAGCGATCGTGACTCAGCTTCTCTTTGTCTTCAGCAAAACCAGATCGAACTTTTAAAGACTTGCTATCACATCTACCGTCAACAATCTCCAGAGTCGGAAATTAGTTCAGCTCGCGAACAAGTTTTGAAAATTATTAAACGAAAAGCCAAGAGGAGCTTTTTTCGTGGAGAAAGGTTTATCGATAATCTTTTGAAAATATCTGGCAACGGAATACATTTAGTATCTCATCAAGAAACTTTTACTGACTTTAATAATTATTTAGATACTATTCCTCAAGATTTAGCCAAGCAGTTAGGTGTCCCACCTGGTCTAAATTTACAACAAGCTCATGCAGCATTAATTCAACAAGTATTATCGCCAACAGACAAAAACCTATTTGCTTTTTTAACAGGTAATCCTGGGATTGGAAAAACTACAGCGATTAGTAACTTTCTCAAGCAAGAAAAGATATTAGAAGAGGGGTTTCTGTTTATTTACATTAGTCCTCGTACTCAAGTTAATCTCGATATTTTAGAAAAGTTTACCGATTCAAAATCTAAACGTCTTTGTGACGATCACTTGATTACCATTAATACTAACTTTACCTTAATTGATAAGAACGAAGGTAAAGCTACAGTACAATATTGCTGCAATCAACTAGAAGACCGCTTTAACCTACAAACAGTAGATTTCATTCCCCAAAACAAGTTAGTTGAGGTTTCTTCTAGTAATTCCAAAAGTGTAGTCAGAAAAACAGCAACACGCTTACAGGAGAGTGGCAATAGCAAAAAAGGCGTACTCTATAGTATGTCTGAAGCGATCTATAGCCTAATTAATAACGGACACAAAAATATTGTTGCTACAGTCGCACTCCAGTCACTCAAAAAACTATCTGGGGGACAAAATACTTTAGACCACTTTCAACGCATCTTTAGAGATGTTTATAACGAAACTGAAGCCAAGCCAATTGAAGCTAAACTAAAGCAGCTATCTCAACGGGTTAAGCATATCTTTATCGCTATTGACGAAATTACTGGCGATCGCAGTGGAGTAGACTTTTTACTAGGGGTTAGCGAACGATTAAAACTATATGGATTAACCAACCAAAATTACTTTAATACCAAAATTATTGTCGCAGATACTTCGATTATTGATGCAGATGTTATCAAGCAACACTTATCAGATACTGCTGCCGAACCCAACAAAATATTTTTCAGAAAAGCCCCCAAATTAAATGCCTGTCTGACAATTGAATCATTCACATTTAATAATACCCCTGCTATAGCAATTAATACTAACTCCTATCCCGCGAATAATCTGCACATTACTTACAAAACATTGATTCAATCCCTTAAATTTCAAGAACGAAATAAGAAACTTTACAGTACAAAAAAATACGATCTAGAACAACGTACACAAACAGAAATAATTGAAGATATAAAAAAGATACTAGCAAATTCACCTCAAGAACAAATAATTGTTTATATCCAAGATAAAACCCGCTTAAGCGATCTAATTAATACTCTTCAAATTAATAAAAGACGATTTGAACCCAATCTAGATTACTTAGAAATACACGCAGATTTATCTCAATTTGATAAACAAAATATACACGAACATAAAGATCGAGTTCAAATCATCTTTATGACTGCTTCTGCCAGTCGAGGCTTATCTTTTCCTCGTGCCAAACATATCCTTGTAGATTTTCCTCGTTTCGAGATTGAAGCCAATTTAATGGAAGTCATTCAAGTAATCTATCGCGGGAGAGGAAACCCACAAATAGATGCAGAAGATAAACAGTTGATTTTCTATCTTACCGAACAAGCTGTTTACTATATTGAAAATGGAGATGATTGTAAATATTCACTACAGGAAAGCAAACTAAATATACTCAATTTTCTAATTATTCTTCACGTCTCAATCAGAACAAGAATATATGGTTACGGAAATATTGCTCACGAAAAATACCTGATGATTCCTGTAGGTGGAAAGTCAGTTTTTACCGCAGGTGAGTCTCTTAGTAATAAAATAGAAAAACTAATCAGAAGCCTCAAAAAAGAATATCGCAAACGCAGCCACGATTTACGCATTCAAAAAGCTTCAAAACAACTAGAAGAGTTGATGAAGACAGCAGATATTACAATTCACAATCTAACAAAAAAAACAACAGATAAAAAATTATCTTATCTAAAATTGTTAGATGATATTCGGCAAGCTTTTAATAAGTTAATTGATGGTAGTTTGAATACGTTGCTTGATTTTCCAGCAATTCAAACAGGATATATATTGGGAAGTTTACTTATAGTATCGCTAGATAATAAAAAAGTAGAAGAAGTTTATCGACTAAAAATAGACGACAAAACTATAACCTTAGCAGAAATTCTATCTGAATTAAAACAAGATACGCGCTTATCAGAAAGTATTCAGGTTTTAATTAAAGATGCTTTACAGTTGATCGTAGAGTTAGAACAGCAAAAGTATCGCAATCAAAGATTAGAACAAGAAAACAAATATTTCGACCGTTATTATGCCGTTCCACTATTTGTATTTTTGGTCAACGAGACTTTTACAACTTATTTTAGAAACAAAGAGATTAAACCTGAAGACCAGAGATTTCGGGATATTTTAGAAGTTTATGTAAGTTCTATATTTCCCATAGGTCAAGTTATACCAATTGGTTATAAATACGAAAAAATTCCTTTTTTAATCTTTCGCAGCTATAGTCTCAAAGAGATGAGAGAGAAGCAATTCAGCGATAAATATTTGATGAATTCTAAAGAACTTAATATACTAAATTTGATTTTGTTTCAGTCCGAAACTAAATAA